The sequence TTTTCGCGCACACGCCGCTGCGCCATTTCATGCTGGCGGAGTCGTCGACGAACTGCTCGTTGAGCTTGCCGTCGATCAGCAGCATCGGCCCGGACTGGGTGGCCCATTGCGCGCTCTTGCCGTCGGCCTTGAACGCGGCGCTGGTACGCACCGCGGCATGGCCGTCCGGATAGATGGCGAACACGCCGTTCGGCAGTAGCGAGAAATTGCCCGAAGCGGGGTTGCCGTGCGCCAGGTTCAGCGGCACCACGGTCCTGCCGTTCTCCACGTGCAGGCCGAGCGGCGCGAACTTGTGGTCGTAGATGCCCGCATTCGCCGCGAACAGCAGTCGCCGGCCACGCGCCTCGCCCCACTGGCGCAGCCCCTCGATGCTGCCGAACGGCTGACCGCTGGCCGGTTCGCGCCAGTGCAGGCTCAGCGCCTCGCGTTTCAGGTTCACGTGCACGACGCGGTAGTTCTGGCCCTCGAACGCCAGCTCGCGGCTGTCCAGCGCCCGTGCGCCCGGAGTGCAGCCGGGCACGCCGGCGAACAGCAGCAAGAGCAACAACACCGGCGGCAACACGCGCTGCAGTGGCGGGAGTGGAAAGCGGCGGGACAGCAAAGTGGATGGACGCATCCGTCGATGGTCGCTGCCCAGCCGTGCGGGTGCAAGCCCGCCCCTGCGTCGGGCGACGGCTGCCGTTAAACTCGGTTCTTTTCGCGGTGCCCGGCCATGCCCTATACCCCGATAGTGGCGACTCTCGGTTATGTATTGTCGCCCGACCGCAGCGAAGTGCTGATGATCCACCGCAACGCCCGCCCGGACGACCTGCACCTGGGCAAGTACAACGGCCTCGGCGGCAAGATGGAGCCGGGCGAGGACATCGCCGCCTGCATGCGCCGCGAGATCCGCGAGGAGGCCGGCATCGAATGCGCGTCGATGCAGTTGCGCGGCACGCTGAACTGGCCCGGCTTCGGCAAGCATGGCGAGGACTGGCTGGGCTTCATCTTCCTGATTGACAGCTTCAGTGGCGAGGCGCACCAGGGCAACCACGAGGGCACGCTGGAATGGGTGCCACGGGCGCGCCTGATGGAACTGCCGATGTGGGAAGGCGACCGCCACTTCCTGCCGCTGGTGTTCGACGCCGATCCACGCCCGTTCCACGGCGTGATGCCGTACCGGGACGGCCGCATGCAGTCGTGGTCGTACAGCCGGCTGTGAGCGCTGGCGACGCGGAACCGACGCAGGTCAGGCCACGTCGGTCGTCCATTCGTGGCTGCCGAACTTGCTTTGCGCAAGCGCTTCGGCCTGGGCCAGTTCGTCGGCACGCAGGTGGTCGTCGCTGAGCCCGTGCAGGCGGCGGAAGGTGGCGACCATGCGCTCGATCACCGCCTCGCGCGGCAGGCCGGTCTGGCTGCGCAGCGGGTCGACCCGCTTGGCCGCGCTGGCGGTGCCCTTGTCGGACAGTTTCTCGCGGCCGATACGCAGCACGTCGAGCATCTTCGCCGCGTCGATGTCGTAGGCCATGGTGACGTGGTGCAGCACCGCGCCGCCGCGGTGTACCTGGGCGGCGCCGGCGATCTTGCCGCCTTCGGAGGTGATGTCGTTGAGCGGCTGGTACCACGCCTTGATGCCCAGTTCGGCCAGCGCCTGCAGCACCCACGCGTCGAAGAAGGCATAGGCTTCCTGGAACGACAGCCCCTTGACCAGCGACTGCGGCGCGTAGATCGAATAGGTGATGGTATTGCCCGGCTCGATGAACATCGCACCGCCGCCGGAGACCCGGCGCACCACCTCGATGCCGTGGCGCTTCGCCGCCGCGCCGTCCACTTCGTTGCGCAGCGACTGGAAGCGGCCGATCACCACCGCCGGCGAGGCCCATTCCCAGATGCGCAGGGTGGGCGCGCGGCGGCCGGCGCCGACTTCGTGGGTCAGCACGTCGTCCAGCGCCATGTGCAGGGTGGGTGATTGCGGTGCGGTGTGGATCAGCTGCCAGTCGTGGTCGCGCCAGTCGGTGCGCATCATGCGGCGGGTTCCTTGTGCAGGGCGCGGCGCACGGCCACCGCGATGGCTTCCGGGGAAATGCCGTACATCATGACATCGGCGACGAGCGCCTCGCGCACGGCGGCGGCCAGCGTAGCTTCGTCGGCATGCTCGGGCTGACCTGTCAGCGCGCCGTTGATCGCGCCCAGCGCGGCGTCCGGTTCGAGGAAGAAATCGCCGCTGAGCTGCACGTCGGCAAGGCGGCCGTCGCGCAACTCAAGGTCGATCACCACCAGCTTGCCGCCGGGCATCTTGTATTCGCCGTGCATCGAGAGCGTCCCTTGCGTGATCCGGCGATTATAGCTTTGCCCGCTCAGTGGCCGCGGTCGTGGAAATGGCCGGTGCCGGCGCCGATCGAGATGCTGACGCCGCCGCGGGGATGGTCGCAGCTGCCGAAGGCCTGGCTGAGATTCACCGTGCCGGTCTGGTAATTGCCGCTGACGTGGTTGCCGCCGACCACGCCCATGCCGACGCTGCCGTGCATTTGCGGCTGGTTGTAGGTGGCGTCGTCGCAGTCGGTGCCCGTCGCGGTGTCGACGGTGTTGTTGTCCATGCGCCCGCTGGTGTCGCCGTAGTAGACGCCCGGCGGGTCGCGCGGCGGTGTGGTGGCGGCGCTGTGGTGTGACCCCGCGCTGCCATCAGCGATCCGCGAGTAGCTCGTCTATCTGCCGGCGCAACGGCTCCAATCGTGACTGCACCACATCCCAGACCAGGGCATCGTCGACCTCCGCGTAGCCATGGATCAGGATGTTGCGGAACGCGATGATCTGGCGGTGGTGTTCGATCTGCGCCAGCAGCGCCATATCGTGGCGGGCGAGCTGGGCCAGCGCCTCGCCGATGATTTCGAACTGGCGTTCCACGGCGGCGCGCAGCATGGCATTGCGCTGGTATCCCGCCCAGTCGTATCCGTCCACGAACCCGGCAAGCGCAGTGGCTGCGCTCTGCACGTCGTACAGATATTTGGCGGTTTCAAGCCGTATACAACTCCTGGCGCTGAGCTTGTACCGACTGGCGGAAGTACGGGTTGCGGATGGCGCGCTCCACGATCAGCTCGACCGGCGCGCCCAGCAATGCCTGCAAATCCTCATGCAGACCGAAGAAAGCCGTGGCGTAACCACCCGGCGGCAAGGTATCGAACTCCACCAGGAAGTCGTAATCGCTGCCGGCCTTGGCCTCGCCCCGTGCCGCCGAGCCGAACACTGCCAGTCGGCGCACGCGGTGGCGGCGGCACAGCGTGGCCAGGCCCTCCCGGTGGGCCTGCAGATGTTGCAGCGATGGCGCATCGATGTTCATGGCGGCAGCATAACGCGCGGCGGTGCGGGCGTGGCGATCAATCCACCCACACTGATCCGCGATGAGCCCATTTACACAGGGTGCAGCATGAAGCCTTGCGGCTGGCTCGGGGAAAACCCGCCGCCCCGAACCGGTCACGCTGAGCGTAGTTCGCGCCAGCGAACGAAGTCGACGCGCCTCCTGGACACCCCCACTATCGTCGTATTCAGTGGCCGCGGTCGTGGAAGTGGCCGGTGCCGGCGCCGATCGAGATGCTGACGCCGCCGCGGGGATGGTCGCAGCTGCCGAAGGCCTGGCTGAGATTCACTGTGCCGGTCTGGTAATTGCCGCTGACGTGGTTGCCGCCGACCACGCCCATGCCGACGCTGCCGTGCATCTGCGGCCGGTTGTAGCTGTAATCATCGCAGTCGGTGCCCGTCGCGGTGTTGACGGTGTTGTTGTTGCCCATGCGCCCGCTGGTATCGCCGTAGTACGTGCCGGGTGCGTCGTGGCGCGGTGGAGCCGCGGTGGTGCTGCTGGCGGCCGGCAGGCTGCCGGGCGGCAGTTTCAGGTTCAGCGGCTTGTTGGCGCTCTGCGCCCATGCCGGCGCGGCGAGCAGCGTGACCAGCAGGGCGGGAAGAAAACGTGGGATGTTCATGCGTGCTCCGAGGCTGTCACGTATCCAACGCGCAAGGCCGCGCTGGCGTGTACATCCCTGTTGGAAAGGTCGCGCGCCGACAAGTTCCTGCCTCTCGCCGCAGGGCGGGCAATGCCCGCCCTGCGAAGCCGTCCTGCGGATGGAATGCGGGTTGGCTCAACCGGTGGTTTCGATCCGTTCGACGTGGCGCAGGCCGCGCGGCAGCAGGCCGCCGCGGGTGGCGCGGTTGCCGCCGTACTCGACCAGGTCGGCCCACTTCAGGGTGAGCTT is a genomic window of Rhodanobacter thiooxydans containing:
- a CDS encoding phosphodiester glycosidase family protein, producing the protein MLPPVLLLLLLFAGVPGCTPGARALDSRELAFEGQNYRVVHVNLKREALSLHWREPASGQPFGSIEGLRQWGEARGRRLLFAANAGIYDHKFAPLGLHVENGRTVVPLNLAHGNPASGNFSLLPNGVFAIYPDGHAAVRTSAAFKADGKSAQWATQSGPMLLIDGKLNEQFVDDSASMKWRSGVCAKTPTEVVFAVSETPVNFHAFGRLFRDKLGCRDALYLDGSISQLYVDGEGYAGAPAFMVKPYAGIFAVFAKP
- a CDS encoding NUDIX hydrolase, which encodes MPYTPIVATLGYVLSPDRSEVLMIHRNARPDDLHLGKYNGLGGKMEPGEDIAACMRREIREEAGIECASMQLRGTLNWPGFGKHGEDWLGFIFLIDSFSGEAHQGNHEGTLEWVPRARLMELPMWEGDRHFLPLVFDADPRPFHGVMPYRDGRMQSWSYSRL
- a CDS encoding lipoate--protein ligase family protein, producing MMRTDWRDHDWQLIHTAPQSPTLHMALDDVLTHEVGAGRRAPTLRIWEWASPAVVIGRFQSLRNEVDGAAAKRHGIEVVRRVSGGGAMFIEPGNTITYSIYAPQSLVKGLSFQEAYAFFDAWVLQALAELGIKAWYQPLNDITSEGGKIAGAAQVHRGGAVLHHVTMAYDIDAAKMLDVLRIGREKLSDKGTASAAKRVDPLRSQTGLPREAVIERMVATFRRLHGLSDDHLRADELAQAEALAQSKFGSHEWTTDVA
- a CDS encoding biotin--protein ligase, with amino-acid sequence MPGGKLVVIDLELRDGRLADVQLSGDFFLEPDAALGAINGALTGQPEHADEATLAAAVREALVADVMMYGISPEAIAVAVRRALHKEPAA
- a CDS encoding HepT-like ribonuclease domain-containing protein; this encodes MQSAATALAGFVDGYDWAGYQRNAMLRAAVERQFEIIGEALAQLARHDMALLAQIEHHRQIIAFRNILIHGYAEVDDALVWDVVQSRLEPLRRQIDELLADR
- a CDS encoding nucleotidyltransferase family protein, whose product is MNIDAPSLQHLQAHREGLATLCRRHRVRRLAVFGSAARGEAKAGSDYDFLVEFDTLPPGGYATAFFGLHEDLQALLGAPVELIVERAIRNPYFRQSVQAQRQELYTA